One Syntrophales bacterium DNA segment encodes these proteins:
- a CDS encoding NAD(P)H-dependent oxidoreductase, with amino-acid sequence MNILLVLGHPDPGSFNHAVAAAAREALEEGGHSVVFHDLCAEGFDPLLSAEEIPATAVLPEPVRRHCDELGSADGIVIVHPNWWGQPPAILKGWVDRIVRPGVAYRFEEGDSGEGVPVGLLKAKAAIVFNTSNTVEERELAVFGDPLEALWMRCIFDLCGVRDFHRRTFRVVVTSTLDERRAWLEETKTICRRVFREDE; translated from the coding sequence TGGGTCATCCCGATCCGGGGAGTTTCAATCATGCCGTTGCGGCCGCGGCCCGGGAGGCGCTGGAGGAAGGCGGCCATTCCGTTGTCTTCCACGATCTGTGCGCGGAGGGCTTCGATCCCCTGCTGTCCGCCGAGGAGATCCCCGCGACGGCGGTCCTTCCGGAGCCGGTTCGGCGGCACTGCGACGAGCTCGGGTCCGCCGACGGAATCGTCATCGTCCATCCCAACTGGTGGGGACAGCCGCCGGCGATTCTGAAAGGATGGGTCGACCGGATCGTCCGCCCCGGCGTGGCCTACCGGTTCGAGGAAGGGGACAGCGGCGAGGGAGTTCCCGTTGGACTGCTCAAGGCGAAAGCCGCGATCGTATTCAACACGTCGAATACGGTCGAGGAACGGGAGCTGGCCGTCTTTGGCGATCCCCTGGAGGCCCTGTGGATGCGCTGCATCTTCGACCTCTGCGGCGTCCGGGATTTCCATCGGAGAACGTTCCGGGTCGTGGTCACGAGCACCCTCGATGAGAGGCGGGCCTGGCTGGAGGAGACGAAGACGATTTGCCGCCGGGTCTTCCGGGAGGATGAATAA
- a CDS encoding DUF2238 domain-containing protein: protein MSDLKLRVAAGLLVFAALIVSGLNPYDRATWLMEVAPVLMAAPILLATHRRFPLTPLLFFLICAHALVLILGGAYTYARVPLGAWFQDLLHLSRNPYDKLGHFMQGFVPALLVREVLLRGRFVRGKGMTAFLSVCVALAFSAVYELIEWWAALALGQGAEEFLGTQGDPWDTQSDMFLALIGASLAMLTLASFHDRQIAALERDPGGGS, encoded by the coding sequence ATGAGCGATCTGAAACTGCGTGTTGCCGCCGGTCTTCTCGTCTTTGCCGCGCTGATTGTCTCCGGGCTTAATCCCTATGACCGCGCCACCTGGCTCATGGAAGTCGCCCCTGTCCTGATGGCGGCGCCGATTCTGCTCGCGACGCACCGCCGCTTTCCCCTGACGCCCCTGCTTTTCTTTCTGATCTGTGCCCATGCGCTGGTCCTGATCCTGGGCGGTGCATACACCTATGCGCGGGTTCCCCTGGGGGCCTGGTTCCAGGATCTCCTCCACCTGAGCAGAAACCCCTACGACAAGCTCGGCCATTTCATGCAGGGATTCGTTCCCGCGCTCCTGGTGCGGGAGGTCCTGCTCCGGGGCCGGTTCGTGAGGGGAAAAGGGATGACGGCGTTCCTGTCGGTCTGTGTGGCCCTGGCGTTCAGCGCCGTCTATGAGCTGATCGAGTGGTGGGCGGCGCTGGCCCTGGGGCAGGGTGCGGAGGAGTTCCTGGGGACCCAGGGCGACCCCTGGGACACCCAGTCGGACATGTTCCTCGCGCTGATCGGCGCGAGCCTGGCGATGCTCACACTGGCCTCCTTCCATGACCGGCAGATCGCGGCGCTGGAACGGGATCCCGGCGGAGGCTCCTGA
- a CDS encoding acyltransferase — MKREIEWIEIARTGCMLLVVLSHVLDTFLFHGGEAAQPWEMAFLCSSRFAVPLFFIISGFLLRIEFDRSPDPVRYGAYLRHKAATVLAPFFVWNAIYLVFAGVFMGWPLFSGSALFSFLTGFVHLYFVFILFQFFLLYPLLHRRLHGRGLNCALAVSVVLSLGFYGVSEYALWAVGISEPTFEWHYGKLFFGWSAFFMTGVWLGARPDRVELLAGCTLPIFILASVLLLPYWYETTRQLEVFHVYGRGYFLLSGLPFQLAGALFMIGLLRGVERSFRKGRILNYLIHSGVDTFEIYIVHYLFLLLLVAGWARLDLPGTSLVKFPVLFICVWLLSQGFAALRRQPFLAGAGKVLFGHRD; from the coding sequence ATGAAGAGAGAGATCGAGTGGATTGAAATTGCCAGAACCGGCTGCATGCTGCTGGTCGTTCTCAGCCACGTGCTGGACACCTTTCTCTTCCACGGCGGGGAAGCGGCACAGCCGTGGGAAATGGCCTTTCTCTGTTCCTCGCGTTTTGCGGTGCCCCTGTTTTTCATCATTTCCGGCTTTCTGCTCCGGATCGAGTTCGATCGCTCCCCGGATCCGGTCCGGTATGGCGCGTATCTCCGGCACAAGGCCGCCACGGTCCTGGCGCCGTTTTTCGTCTGGAATGCGATTTACCTGGTCTTTGCCGGGGTGTTCATGGGCTGGCCCCTGTTCTCGGGAAGCGCGCTGTTTTCCTTCCTGACCGGCTTCGTTCACCTCTATTTCGTTTTTATCCTCTTTCAGTTTTTCCTCCTCTATCCGCTCCTGCACCGGCGTCTCCATGGACGCGGCCTGAATTGTGCTCTTGCGGTTTCCGTCGTCCTGTCCCTGGGATTCTACGGGGTTTCGGAATATGCCCTCTGGGCAGTCGGCATCTCCGAGCCGACCTTTGAGTGGCACTACGGGAAACTGTTTTTCGGGTGGAGCGCCTTCTTCATGACCGGCGTCTGGCTGGGGGCCCGTCCGGACCGGGTCGAGCTCCTGGCGGGGTGTACACTCCCGATTTTCATTCTCGCTTCGGTTCTCCTGCTTCCGTATTGGTATGAAACCACCCGGCAGCTGGAGGTGTTTCACGTCTACGGCCGGGGATATTTTCTCCTCTCCGGCTTGCCCTTCCAACTGGCGGGCGCCCTCTTCATGATCGGGCTGCTCCGGGGCGTCGAGAGGTCGTTCCGGAAGGGGCGCATCCTGAACTATCTGATCCATAGCGGCGTGGACACCTTCGAGATCTACATCGTGCATTACCTGTTCCTGCTCCTGCTCGTCGCCGGATGGGCCCGCCTCGATCTGCCCGGGACTTCGCTGGTGAAGTTTCCCGTCCTCTTCATCTGTGTGTGGCTGCTGTCGCAAGGGTTCGCCGCGCTTCGCCGGCAGCCGTTCCTGGCCGGGGCGGGAAAGGTGCTTTTTGGCCACAGGGACTGA